In one Sporomusa sphaeroides DSM 2875 genomic region, the following are encoded:
- a CDS encoding MFS transporter, with protein MKSFTVSEVIDSLGVNKFTWSVFFFLGMAMVFDGYDYMVVSYTMPQISAEWGLDKIQTGSLSSWSLFGLIIGGALAGIISDKIGRRKTLIYSIAAYSLLTIPIYFVQSFEWFAFFRVLTGVGLGACIPVVTTIFSETTPTNRRALFITFGMAWMIVGWVLGGLIPTLLVPLYGWRICYLIGGLPFLYAIFLHFRMHETAHWLANNGQKLEAVRVLQHIEKTAAGRVTEWDPNALIVPPKSKIVGPKALFSKDYRVATAGVWITYFCGCFIVYGINAWLPSLMLEKGLKLSSAYGLAIANNAAAVIANCSTGFVAEIVGRRKNLIFSYFIGGAAILIMTFVPSNFAAILAANIFMGFAINYAITAVQPLMAESYPTEFRNTGVSWCQAFGRLGGALAPIVAGIIMTMNLGPQMSFLFYIIPAVIGGLAAYVFVKRETKGKSLDQLAQEHVSIIL; from the coding sequence TTGAAGAGCTTTACCGTTTCTGAGGTAATTGATTCTTTGGGGGTCAACAAGTTTACCTGGTCCGTATTTTTCTTTCTCGGCATGGCAATGGTCTTCGATGGTTATGATTACATGGTCGTATCCTACACTATGCCGCAAATATCTGCTGAATGGGGTTTAGACAAGATACAAACCGGTAGTCTGTCTTCCTGGAGTCTCTTCGGGTTGATCATTGGTGGAGCGCTGGCTGGTATCATCTCTGACAAAATTGGTAGAAGGAAAACTTTGATATACTCAATCGCCGCATATTCACTTTTGACCATTCCGATCTACTTTGTCCAGAGCTTTGAGTGGTTTGCGTTTTTCCGTGTGTTGACTGGAGTGGGATTAGGCGCTTGTATCCCTGTTGTTACTACAATATTTTCTGAAACTACACCGACCAATCGTCGGGCTTTGTTTATTACATTTGGTATGGCGTGGATGATTGTTGGTTGGGTGCTGGGCGGGCTTATACCCACCCTGCTTGTTCCCCTGTACGGATGGAGAATATGTTATCTGATAGGAGGGCTACCTTTTTTATATGCCATTTTCCTGCATTTCAGGATGCATGAAACTGCTCACTGGCTGGCCAATAATGGACAGAAGCTAGAAGCTGTAAGAGTTCTCCAGCATATTGAAAAAACTGCCGCAGGAAGAGTTACTGAGTGGGATCCTAATGCCTTAATAGTTCCGCCAAAGTCCAAGATTGTCGGCCCTAAAGCCCTTTTTTCCAAAGATTATAGAGTGGCAACTGCCGGTGTCTGGATCACCTATTTCTGCGGTTGCTTCATCGTTTATGGCATCAATGCTTGGCTGCCTTCTCTAATGCTGGAGAAAGGTTTAAAGCTATCGTCTGCCTATGGGTTGGCAATCGCCAATAATGCTGCGGCAGTAATCGCTAATTGTTCGACTGGCTTTGTCGCTGAAATAGTTGGTCGCAGAAAAAATCTCATTTTTAGCTATTTTATTGGTGGTGCTGCTATTCTTATTATGACCTTCGTTCCCAGTAATTTTGCTGCCATCCTGGCAGCCAATATTTTTATGGGTTTTGCTATTAACTATGCGATTACCGCTGTTCAACCTCTGATGGCAGAGAGTTACCCGACCGAATTTAGGAATACAGGGGTATCCTGGTGTCAGGCATTTGGTCGGCTTGGGGGGGCTTTGGCGCCTATTGTTGCCGGAATAATAATGACAATGAACCTAGGACCTCAGATGTCGTTTCTATTTTACATTATTCCGGCAGTTATTGGTGGGTTAGCAGCCTATGTTTTTGTTAAAAGAGAGACTAAGGGGAAATCCCTTGATCAACTAGCTCAGGAACACGTTAGTATTATACTATAA
- a CDS encoding CidA/LrgA family protein codes for MMLKLLQMTGQVMLLWIIYWLGNQITVITGLPIPGTVFGMVLLFLLLLCGIIKLSYIQEAADFLLKHMLFFFIPIAVGLMDWGAMFYKHAAVLTLAIVAGAVLPFFTVGIITQLVYKEDKKCK; via the coding sequence ATGATGTTGAAACTACTGCAAATGACTGGACAAGTTATGTTGTTATGGATTATTTACTGGCTTGGCAATCAAATTACCGTCATTACCGGTTTGCCTATCCCCGGTACCGTATTTGGGATGGTGCTGTTATTTCTGCTGCTTTTGTGTGGAATTATTAAACTTAGTTATATTCAGGAGGCTGCTGATTTTTTACTTAAACATATGTTGTTTTTCTTTATACCGATAGCTGTTGGCTTAATGGACTGGGGAGCTATGTTTTACAAACATGCCGCAGTGTTGACGCTGGCCATAGTGGCCGGGGCGGTCTTGCCCTTTTTTACCGTAGGGATTATTACCCAGCTTGTATATAAGGAGGACAAGAAATGCAAGTAA
- a CDS encoding DUF2284 domain-containing protein, translated as METVYDELVQAALAAKADYAAIAEVSAIKFVEEFRQACEQNVCRKYNTNWVCPPAVGAFAELKARACRYAHGLLFQTVHQMKSSFDWQGMMAAKKMHDKVFRDILAAVRNKHNLRDILPLNAGACEFCAKCSYLDNEPCRFPEEAFASVEAYGIDVIQLEKACGIPYYNGKNTVSYVGLILFNPI; from the coding sequence ATGGAAACTGTTTATGATGAATTAGTGCAGGCGGCCTTAGCGGCTAAAGCCGATTATGCTGCCATTGCAGAAGTGTCAGCCATCAAATTTGTCGAGGAATTCCGGCAAGCCTGTGAGCAAAATGTATGCAGGAAATACAATACCAACTGGGTTTGCCCGCCGGCTGTCGGAGCTTTTGCCGAATTAAAAGCCCGGGCTTGCCGGTATGCACACGGACTGTTGTTTCAGACCGTGCATCAAATGAAAAGTTCATTTGACTGGCAAGGCATGATGGCGGCTAAGAAAATGCATGACAAGGTGTTCAGAGACATCCTGGCCGCTGTGAGAAACAAGCACAACCTCCGGGACATTCTGCCTTTGAATGCCGGCGCCTGTGAATTTTGCGCCAAATGCTCCTATTTGGACAACGAGCCCTGCCGGTTTCCGGAAGAAGCCTTTGCCTCGGTGGAAGCCTACGGAATTGATGTTATTCAATTGGAAAAGGCCTGCGGGATTCCGTACTATAATGGAAAAAACACTGTCTCATACGTTGGTCTTATCTTGTTTAATCCGATATGA
- a CDS encoding aspartate aminotransferase family protein: MDNVFYRNINKNYLEVERGEGIYLYDTEGNRYIDACSGAAVANLGHAHPRVIEAMTQQANKVAFSHLSRWTSAPIKELSALVAKLAPGSLNKLYLVSGGSEATEAALKMARQYYLERDGKSGKYRIISRWKSFHGNTIGALSMTGDKRRKKYTPLLLDFPHIAPAYCYRCPFGKNQESCGVECALDLERAIKMEGADNVAAFIAESVGGAACGAIVPHKDYFKIIRQICDHYDILFIDDEVMAGFGRTGTMFSIEDWDVIPDMICVAKGMSAGYSPLGGVIAKEEIYNAFKQGSGIFVHGHTYGGNPLSAAVAVAVVKTLVEDELVEKSRVVGAYLLRRLQEELLPFWYVGDVRGKGMMLGVELVRDKVTKEPFAASLGIAEKLTLTLVKHGVIVYPGTGNADGENGDQFLLAPPLTMTAEQADELVAALAAGFAEFEKKIALPM, encoded by the coding sequence ATGGATAATGTATTCTACCGGAATATCAATAAAAATTATCTGGAAGTTGAGCGTGGCGAGGGCATCTATCTGTATGATACTGAAGGCAACCGCTATATTGACGCTTGCTCAGGGGCTGCCGTAGCTAATCTGGGGCATGCCCATCCACGGGTTATTGAGGCTATGACGCAGCAAGCAAACAAAGTTGCTTTTAGCCACCTTTCCCGCTGGACTTCCGCCCCGATCAAGGAATTGTCCGCCTTAGTGGCCAAACTGGCCCCCGGTTCTCTTAATAAACTGTATTTGGTGTCAGGGGGTTCGGAAGCTACCGAAGCTGCTCTCAAGATGGCACGCCAGTATTACCTTGAGCGGGACGGCAAATCGGGTAAATACAGGATTATTTCCCGCTGGAAGAGTTTTCATGGCAATACCATCGGCGCTTTATCCATGACTGGCGATAAACGCCGCAAAAAATATACGCCGCTGTTATTAGATTTCCCCCATATTGCGCCTGCCTATTGCTACCGCTGTCCTTTTGGCAAAAATCAGGAAAGCTGCGGCGTCGAATGCGCTCTGGATTTGGAACGGGCTATTAAAATGGAGGGGGCCGACAATGTGGCCGCCTTTATTGCCGAAAGCGTCGGCGGCGCAGCCTGTGGGGCCATTGTTCCCCATAAAGACTATTTTAAAATTATCCGCCAGATTTGCGATCATTATGATATATTGTTTATTGATGATGAAGTCATGGCAGGTTTCGGGCGTACCGGCACTATGTTCAGCATTGAGGACTGGGATGTAATTCCTGATATGATTTGTGTCGCTAAAGGCATGAGTGCAGGTTACTCGCCGCTGGGCGGAGTCATTGCCAAAGAAGAAATTTACAATGCCTTTAAGCAAGGTTCGGGTATTTTTGTGCATGGACACACCTATGGCGGCAATCCGCTATCGGCGGCCGTGGCCGTAGCTGTAGTCAAAACTCTGGTTGAGGATGAGTTGGTAGAAAAATCACGGGTAGTCGGGGCTTATCTGCTGCGCCGGCTGCAGGAAGAATTGCTGCCTTTCTGGTATGTGGGCGATGTTCGTGGCAAAGGCATGATGCTTGGCGTGGAACTGGTCAGGGATAAGGTTACCAAAGAGCCATTTGCGGCTTCGCTGGGGATCGCGGAAAAATTAACGCTGACTCTGGTAAAGCACGGTGTGATTGTTTATCCGGGTACAGGCAATGCTGACGGTGAAAACGGTGATCAGTTCCTGTTGGCTCCGCCGCTGACCATGACGGCAGAACAGGCCGACGAGCTTGTGGCAGCCCTGGCTGCCGGGTTTGCCGAATTTGAGAAAAAAATTGCCCTTCCTATGTAG
- a CDS encoding GTP-binding protein: protein MMRILLFGGFLGSGKTTTILQIAKYITVNKQETVAIIENEIGEAGIDDQLLNDSGLQVKPLFGGCVCCQITSDLVTAVREIKETIRPDWLIIEMTGLAIPGNIAKLIHEYCNFYTGFKTITIADMGRWLELKEMIGPLVTGQVEKADLVLVNKADLAGADEREVMEDIREIAGGAPVMITSAADRLAPAVIEEVIRFE, encoded by the coding sequence ATGATGCGTATTTTGCTTTTTGGCGGTTTCCTGGGCTCTGGCAAAACAACTACCATACTGCAAATTGCCAAATATATTACGGTAAACAAGCAGGAAACGGTGGCAATTATTGAAAATGAAATTGGCGAAGCGGGGATTGATGATCAGCTTTTGAATGATAGCGGCTTGCAAGTAAAACCGCTGTTTGGCGGGTGCGTATGCTGCCAGATAACCAGTGATCTCGTAACTGCCGTCAGAGAGATAAAAGAAACCATCCGCCCCGACTGGCTGATCATTGAGATGACCGGTTTAGCCATTCCGGGTAATATTGCCAAACTGATTCATGAATATTGCAACTTTTATACCGGTTTCAAAACAATAACCATTGCTGATATGGGACGCTGGCTGGAACTGAAGGAAATGATCGGGCCGCTGGTTACCGGGCAGGTGGAGAAAGCCGATCTTGTGCTTGTTAACAAAGCTGATCTTGCCGGTGCCGATGAGCGGGAAGTTATGGAGGACATCAGGGAAATTGCCGGTGGTGCGCCGGTTATGATTACCAGTGCGGCCGACAGGCTGGCGCCGGCGGTAATCGAGGAGGTCATTCGTTTTGAATAA
- a CDS encoding ASKHA domain-containing protein — protein sequence MNTDKRYKLLVEGSDRVLACSRNQTVLQSLIAGGVFVEANCGGRGTCGKCKLQVTGGQVAGKDRSPVEPDGENSYLACRIYPQTDITICLKQAGASQKGQTAEIVVEEGSPLISKVVLTPVYPTVEQHYSLQDMLAQALADRTGGSGDAFFATPDLLRRLDQVAAEKPACITLTLLDRQVITIEAGDTAGRLYGVAFDIGTTTVVGMLVDVSARKVVAVSSRNNPQASMGADVISRIQATHELEGGLERLSQLIRHCLNQIVADLCAAANIVSQDIYAVTIAGNATMAHLVLEISPSTLVRKPYAALFKYIAPLSPQEIELAINPQGKIIVLPGIASFIGSDTTAAIVAVDQDRAAAPLLLVDLGTNGEMVIGDGRSLYACSTAAGPAFEGAHIRDGMRAAEGAITDVVINRDEVVIRAIGHARPAGICGSGIVKAVAELVKHRIINAGGRFDKAVMETLPAQLRQRLKNQDGQWEFVLVNGEDSATGTDISITQADVRQIQLVKSSICTGIQFLFDRVDADRELKVYLAGAFGNYIDIDSALTIGLLPGIRQEQVFSAGNAAGTGAVQALLSRERKERCIATAAKTGYVELAAQPGFQQRFLENLNFPQR from the coding sequence ATGAACACAGATAAGAGGTATAAGCTGTTGGTGGAAGGCAGCGACCGGGTTCTGGCCTGCAGCCGGAACCAGACTGTTTTGCAGTCACTCATCGCCGGCGGCGTATTTGTAGAAGCTAACTGTGGTGGCAGAGGCACGTGCGGGAAGTGCAAACTGCAAGTGACCGGCGGTCAGGTGGCCGGTAAAGACAGGTCGCCTGTCGAGCCTGACGGCGAGAATAGCTACCTGGCCTGCCGGATTTATCCGCAAACTGACATCACTATCTGCCTGAAGCAGGCCGGGGCCAGTCAAAAAGGACAGACTGCCGAAATCGTTGTGGAAGAGGGCAGCCCGCTGATTAGTAAGGTGGTGCTCACTCCCGTATATCCTACGGTAGAACAGCATTATTCCTTGCAGGACATGCTTGCGCAGGCGTTGGCTGACCGGACAGGCGGCTCCGGTGATGCGTTCTTTGCAACCCCGGACCTGCTGCGCAGGTTAGACCAGGTGGCGGCAGAGAAGCCTGCGTGCATTACTCTTACTTTGCTTGACAGGCAGGTTATCACCATTGAAGCCGGTGATACAGCCGGCCGGCTCTATGGCGTGGCCTTTGACATCGGCACCACCACGGTTGTAGGTATGCTGGTGGATGTTAGTGCCCGCAAGGTGGTTGCCGTGTCTTCAAGAAATAACCCCCAAGCCTCAATGGGTGCGGATGTTATTTCCCGGATTCAGGCCACACACGAGCTGGAAGGCGGGCTGGAGCGCCTGTCCCAGCTTATCCGGCATTGCCTGAATCAGATTGTTGCCGATTTATGCGCGGCGGCTAACATCGTGTCACAGGATATTTACGCGGTAACCATTGCCGGGAATGCCACCATGGCGCATTTGGTATTGGAGATTTCACCGTCAACCTTGGTACGCAAGCCTTATGCGGCGCTGTTCAAATATATAGCGCCGCTCAGCCCGCAGGAGATAGAACTGGCGATAAATCCCCAGGGAAAAATTATCGTATTGCCCGGTATTGCCAGCTTTATCGGCTCCGATACAACGGCTGCCATTGTGGCTGTTGACCAGGATAGAGCGGCAGCTCCCCTGCTGCTGGTGGATTTGGGCACCAACGGCGAGATGGTTATCGGGGACGGCAGGAGCCTGTACGCCTGCTCCACTGCTGCCGGTCCGGCTTTTGAAGGTGCTCATATCCGGGACGGCATGCGGGCGGCAGAGGGAGCGATTACCGATGTGGTCATTAACCGGGATGAGGTTGTAATCCGAGCCATTGGCCATGCCAGGCCTGCCGGAATCTGCGGCTCAGGGATTGTCAAGGCCGTTGCCGAACTGGTAAAGCACAGGATAATAAATGCCGGCGGGCGGTTTGACAAAGCGGTGATGGAAACCTTACCGGCACAGCTGCGGCAGCGCCTGAAAAATCAGGATGGACAATGGGAGTTCGTGCTGGTTAACGGGGAAGACAGCGCTACCGGTACCGACATTTCGATTACTCAGGCTGATGTACGCCAGATTCAGCTGGTGAAATCATCTATATGCACAGGTATTCAATTTTTATTCGATAGGGTGGACGCGGACCGTGAACTAAAGGTATACTTGGCAGGCGCTTTTGGCAACTATATTGATATTGACAGTGCCTTGACAATTGGCCTGCTGCCGGGAATCAGGCAAGAACAGGTTTTCTCTGCCGGGAATGCTGCCGGGACAGGTGCTGTGCAAGCCTTGTTATCACGGGAAAGAAAAGAGCGCTGTATTGCGACTGCTGCCAAAACCGGCTATGTAGAACTGGCAGCGCAGCCAGGATTTCAGCAACGCTTTTTGGAAAATCTGAATTTCCCGCAAAGATAA
- a CDS encoding LrgB family protein, whose product MQVMLSAGFIILTVGIYLICRYLYFRYNHPLINIVLLSAAVIIAILVVGKQDYAAYTPAKDVMTFLLGPATVALAVPLYRNRHLLKQYGIAIFTGVGLGTLVSMASVLFITQIGGLSREIIVSIIPKSSTVPFAVEVAALAGGNPALAVAFVVATGTFGSVIGLSLLSRFKIYNPVARGLAMGTVSHGQGTAMALLEGEQQGAMAGVAMALAGIFTSVLAPVLIALFVG is encoded by the coding sequence ATGCAAGTAATGCTGTCTGCCGGATTTATTATTCTTACCGTTGGCATTTATTTGATTTGCCGCTATTTGTATTTTCGCTATAACCATCCGTTAATTAATATTGTGCTGTTGAGCGCTGCGGTGATTATCGCCATCCTGGTTGTGGGCAAACAGGATTATGCGGCATACACTCCGGCCAAAGATGTGATGACTTTTCTGCTGGGGCCGGCTACTGTTGCACTGGCGGTGCCGCTGTACCGGAACCGGCATCTGTTAAAGCAATATGGTATTGCCATATTCACTGGTGTTGGTCTGGGAACACTGGTGTCGATGGCATCAGTGCTGTTTATCACGCAAATCGGCGGTTTATCAAGGGAAATTATCGTTTCGATTATCCCCAAATCCTCAACCGTTCCTTTTGCGGTTGAAGTGGCGGCACTGGCAGGGGGAAATCCGGCGCTGGCGGTCGCTTTTGTGGTAGCTACCGGGACATTTGGCTCAGTTATTGGGCTAAGTCTGCTTAGCCGGTTCAAAATTTACAATCCTGTCGCCAGGGGGCTGGCTATGGGGACGGTGTCACATGGCCAGGGAACGGCCATGGCGCTCTTAGAGGGGGAGCAGCAAGGTGCCATGGCGGGAGTGGCCATGGCTTTGGCCGGCATCTTTACATCAGTGTTGGCACCAGTGCTTATCGCTTTGTTTGTAGGATAA
- a CDS encoding LysR family transcriptional regulator, with amino-acid sequence MELRQLQIFVTAAQTLNFTKAAMKLGYTQSNITSQVRQLEEELQVKLFERFGKGLRLTSEGKHFHQSAENILEQCEKAKSELTPDIFQGVLTIGAAETLCVNRLPKILLEYRKKYPRIEIRVQTESCYQLFQLLRTNSVDIALALAGNIQQPDMIVRTLYEEAMTVVISPLHPLAQQQKLEPVDLAAECLILTTEGCGYRPVVLAALEHQQVKPGAIMELSSVGAIKECTACGLGIAILPKIAVHDELLRKKLIELNWLGPPLDVKTQLIYHRDKWLSPAIQAFLELCETMGK; translated from the coding sequence ATGGAATTAAGACAGCTGCAAATATTTGTTACTGCCGCGCAAACCCTCAATTTTACCAAGGCAGCCATGAAACTAGGGTATACCCAGTCAAACATTACCAGCCAAGTTCGCCAGTTGGAGGAAGAATTACAGGTAAAACTATTCGAACGGTTTGGCAAAGGCCTCCGTCTGACCAGCGAAGGCAAACATTTTCACCAAAGCGCAGAAAACATACTGGAGCAATGTGAAAAGGCCAAGAGCGAACTAACCCCTGATATATTTCAGGGAGTGCTCACCATCGGAGCAGCCGAAACACTTTGTGTAAACCGCCTGCCCAAAATATTACTGGAATACCGAAAAAAATACCCCCGGATTGAAATCAGAGTTCAAACCGAGAGTTGTTATCAGCTTTTTCAATTATTGCGGACCAATAGTGTTGACATTGCTTTAGCTCTGGCCGGTAATATTCAGCAGCCGGATATGATCGTGAGAACCCTTTATGAGGAAGCAATGACTGTCGTAATCAGCCCGCTCCACCCGCTTGCACAGCAACAGAAGCTGGAACCAGTGGATTTAGCCGCAGAGTGCCTCATTCTTACTACCGAAGGCTGCGGCTACCGCCCGGTTGTGCTCGCCGCATTAGAACATCAGCAGGTTAAACCCGGCGCCATCATGGAGCTTTCCAGTGTCGGCGCTATCAAGGAATGCACTGCCTGCGGCCTGGGGATTGCCATATTGCCAAAAATCGCCGTACATGACGAACTGCTGCGTAAAAAACTTATCGAACTTAACTGGCTCGGCCCGCCACTTGATGTCAAAACACAATTAATCTATCACCGGGATAAGTGGCTGTCGCCCGCCATCCAGGCATTCCTGGAGTTATGTGAGACCATGGGAAAGTAA
- a CDS encoding 3-keto-5-aminohexanoate cleavage protein: MEKLIITIAPTGNVPTKSMTPYVPVTADEIARDISACYAQGAAVAHIHARDEEGKPASELKYFAEIVRAIDQTACPVIKQISTGARAGKTAEARAAALVLNPVSASLSTGSSNFPNSANLNEPALVEYLAKTMLARNIKPEIEVFDAAMIHNALELKKKGLIKDPLQFNLVLGVKGSLPATPKNLFFLVESLPPAAVWSVSVIGPQHVNLSVMAMSLGGHVRVGVEDNIYYAKGILATNAALVERIANIAKAMGREIATPEDVKRIWDIDQ; encoded by the coding sequence ATGGAAAAACTGATTATTACAATAGCGCCAACCGGAAATGTGCCGACAAAAAGCATGACACCCTATGTACCGGTAACGGCTGACGAGATTGCCCGGGATATTTCAGCCTGTTACGCCCAGGGGGCTGCCGTAGCGCACATTCACGCCCGGGACGAAGAGGGAAAGCCTGCCTCGGAGCTGAAGTATTTTGCCGAAATTGTGCGGGCCATTGACCAAACGGCCTGTCCTGTCATTAAGCAGATATCTACCGGTGCCAGGGCGGGAAAAACAGCCGAAGCCCGTGCCGCGGCGCTGGTACTCAATCCGGTTTCCGCCAGTTTGTCCACCGGGTCGTCCAATTTCCCCAATTCGGCCAATCTGAATGAGCCTGCATTGGTAGAGTACCTGGCGAAAACCATGCTGGCAAGAAACATTAAACCGGAAATCGAAGTATTTGATGCCGCTATGATACATAATGCGCTGGAACTAAAGAAAAAAGGCCTCATTAAAGACCCGTTGCAGTTTAACCTGGTACTGGGCGTTAAAGGCTCATTGCCGGCTACGCCCAAAAACCTCTTCTTTCTGGTAGAGAGCCTGCCGCCTGCCGCTGTCTGGAGTGTCTCGGTCATAGGCCCCCAGCATGTTAATCTGTCGGTTATGGCTATGTCCCTGGGCGGGCATGTCCGGGTGGGAGTAGAGGATAATATCTATTATGCCAAAGGCATTCTGGCCACCAATGCTGCGTTAGTAGAACGCATAGCCAATATAGCCAAAGCCATGGGCCGGGAAATTGCCACCCCGGAGGATGTTAAAAGAATATGGGACATAGACCAATAA
- a CDS encoding cobalamin B12-binding domain-containing protein codes for MAKVDLVKAVTELEEDLVIEAVKAQLADGVPAVEILGQLQEGMEGVGKLYEANEYYLSELIMSAEVFSNAAALLGSALAEGGDQKAIGTVILGTVKDDIHDIGKNIVSTILSCNGFKVVDIGVDAPIETFVEAVKTHKPDVVGMFCLLTTAFDVMKETVAAVKATGTSATVLVGGGPVDPNVAKWCAADGYCKNAYDAVEMSKQASGAN; via the coding sequence ATGGCAAAAGTTGATTTGGTAAAAGCGGTAACCGAGCTGGAAGAAGATTTGGTAATTGAGGCAGTGAAGGCGCAGCTTGCCGACGGTGTGCCGGCGGTTGAAATCCTCGGCCAGCTGCAGGAAGGCATGGAAGGAGTCGGCAAGCTTTATGAAGCCAATGAGTATTACCTGTCCGAATTGATTATGTCTGCCGAAGTATTCTCCAATGCGGCGGCGCTTTTGGGTTCGGCCCTTGCGGAAGGCGGCGATCAAAAGGCAATTGGTACCGTCATCCTGGGAACAGTAAAAGATGATATACATGACATCGGTAAAAATATTGTATCAACAATTCTTAGCTGCAATGGATTCAAAGTAGTGGATATCGGTGTAGATGCTCCGATCGAGACCTTTGTTGAGGCGGTAAAAACCCATAAACCTGATGTAGTCGGCATGTTCTGCCTGCTGACAACTGCATTTGATGTGATGAAAGAAACTGTGGCGGCGGTAAAAGCCACCGGCACAAGTGCCACTGTTTTGGTTGGCGGCGGTCCTGTTGATCCCAATGTTGCCAAATGGTGTGCGGCCGACGGATATTGTAAAAATGCCTATGATGCTGTGGAAATGTCGAAACAGGCTTCCGGCGCTAACTAA
- a CDS encoding methyltetrahydrofolate cobalamin methyltransferase, whose product MLIIGELINTSRKAIREAVETRNAAYIQEVARQQEAAGANYLDVNCGTMVGQEIECMEWLVNTIQEVTDMPLCIDSPDENALRAGLLLAKTANGKRMINSTTAEEKRYQAVIPLVKEFNAKIVALCIEDAGMPETAEDRLRIASKLVDDMAKEGIAQDDIYLDPLIKPLSTNDKYGKSVLDAIYAIKKKYPAVHLTCGLSNISYGLPNRAVLNRLFVVQTMTVGMDGYILNPTDKAMMGVVYASRALLGNDRYCSKYLKAHRKGLYE is encoded by the coding sequence ATGTTAATTATCGGAGAACTTATTAACACCAGCCGTAAAGCCATTCGTGAAGCTGTTGAAACAAGGAATGCCGCATATATACAAGAGGTTGCCAGACAGCAAGAGGCTGCAGGCGCCAATTATCTGGATGTAAACTGCGGTACCATGGTTGGGCAGGAAATTGAATGCATGGAGTGGCTGGTAAATACCATTCAGGAAGTTACCGACATGCCGCTTTGTATTGACAGCCCTGACGAAAATGCGCTGCGGGCCGGGTTGCTGCTGGCGAAAACGGCTAACGGCAAACGCATGATCAATTCCACAACAGCGGAAGAAAAGCGTTATCAGGCGGTGATTCCGCTGGTAAAAGAATTCAATGCCAAGATAGTGGCTCTTTGTATTGAGGATGCCGGTATGCCGGAAACGGCCGAAGACCGTTTGCGGATTGCCAGCAAGCTGGTCGACGATATGGCAAAAGAAGGAATTGCGCAGGATGATATCTATCTGGATCCCCTGATTAAACCATTAAGTACCAATGATAAATATGGAAAATCGGTATTGGATGCCATTTACGCCATCAAGAAAAAATACCCTGCCGTACATCTCACCTGTGGCCTGAGTAATATTTCCTATGGCCTGCCTAACCGGGCGGTTCTCAACCGGCTATTTGTGGTACAAACCATGACGGTAGGGATGGACGGCTATATCCTGAACCCGACCGATAAAGCCATGATGGGTGTGGTATATGCCTCCCGGGCGCTGCTTGGCAATGACAGATACTGCAGCAAATATTTGAAAGCCCATAGAAAGGGTCTGTACGAATAA